DNA from Polaribacter sp. NJDZ03:
GCGAGTTTGGTGGAGTGCCAGATACAGCAAGAGCTTATAAAGCTGCAGGAATTAAATCTATTGTGGTTGGAGACCATAATTATGGTGAAGGTTCTTCTAGAGAACATGCTGCTATGGAGCCAAGACATTTAGGTGTTGCTGCTGTTTTAGTAAAATCTTTTGCTAGAATTCATGAAACCAACTTAAAGAAACAAGGAATGTTAGGTTTAACATTTAATAATGAAGCAGATTACGATTTAATTCAAGAAGATGATACGTTTAACTTTTTAGATTTAAATGAATTTGCACCAGATAAACCTTTAACTATAGAGGTTGTACATGCAGATGGATCTAAAGATATCATTATTACAAACCATACCTATAATCAAGGTCAGATTGAATGGTATAATGAAGGTTCTGCCTTAAACTTAATTAAAAAAGAAAATGCTTAAAATTTAAGTATTTTAAATATAAAGCTCTCGGAGAAATTCGAGAGTTTTTTTGTTCCCTACAATTATGAATACAGAAAAATTCAATCAGTTTTTAAGTCAAATATCTAAAGAGTCTTTAGCTGTAATTGATGTACAAATTTCTTTAGAGAGTTATTATCCTATCGCAATTTCTTCTCAAAATAAAGATTTATTACAATTTGATATCTCTTCTTCTTCGGAATGGGAAACATATATAAAATTATTTTTAGAACAAAACAAAGCTAAGGTAGCTTTTGGAGGTTATTTAGAAAAAAGGAATATTTACGATAGAAGCGAATATTTTAAAAATCAACTAGAAAATGAAAAAAGAAATATTCATTTAGGTATAGATTTATGGTGTGGTGAAAACACCAAAGTTTTAGCAGCTTTAGATGGGGAAGTTCATAGTTTTAAAAATAATAAGAATTATGGTGATTACGGACCAACAATCATTTTAAAACATCAATTAGAAAGTGAAACTTTTTATACTCTATATGGACATTTAACGCTAGCATCCATAGAAGATATAAAAATTGGAGACTTGGTTTTAAAAGGAAATATTATTGGGTATTTAGGAGATTCATCTGTAAATGGAGATTATGCACCGCATTTACACTTTCAAATAATTAGAGATTTAGAGGTTAATTTTGGTGATTATCCAGGAGTTTCATCCGAAGAAAATATAACGTTTTATAAGAAGAATTGTCCTGATCCAAATTTATTGTTAAAGTTTTTGGTTTAATTTATTAAATTTTGTAAGCTATTACTATGTTTTTAGACTTACTAAAACCAAAACTGAAACTCTTTTTTATGAATAACTTATGGTTTTTTGATAACGTAAATTTATTTAATCTTCTTTGTCCGCATAAATTTAAAGAATACAAAGAGTGTCATACTTTCGATGCTTATAAAAAGAGCGATTATATCTATTTTGAAGAAGACACGGCAAGTAAAATTTATTTAATTGAAAAAGGAAAAGTAAAACTAGGATATTATAATGAAGATGGTACAGAAGTAGTTAAGGCTATTTTAACCAAAGGAGAATTGTTTGGAGAAAAAGCCATTTTAGGAGTAGAAGTTAGAAATGAATTTGCTCAATCTGTAGATGCATCCACATCAATCTGCCCAATAGGAGTAGATACGATGCACGATTTAATGCGTGATAATAAAACATTTAGTTTAAAAATTTATAAGTTTCTTGGGCTTCGTTTTAAAAAATTAGAAAGAAGATTACAATTAATTTTATTTAAAGATACCAAAACACGTTTTTTAGAATTTATGAAAGAACTCTGTGAAGAGTTTGGTTATGATTGTGAAAAAACAGGAGATAAGGTTATTGAACACCCATATACACAGAAAGATATTGCATCATTAATAGGTACTTCTAGATCTAACTTAAATGTATTAATGAACGAGTTAAAAGAGGAAAGTATTATCACTTTTAATAGAAAAGAAATAAGATTACTTCAAAAAATAGCTTAAGTGTTCGCTAGCTAACATTTCAAGATGCTTTAAACATATAATTTTGTCATCAACATTAACATAAATATTAATAAGATGAAAAAAATTTTAAATTTAGCATTCGCATTTGCACTTGCAACTACTTTTGTAGCTTGTAGCGACGATGACAACAACAACAACAACATTGTACCAACAACAGGAGATTTAATAGTAGACTTTACAGGTTTAGAAGAATTAGGAGCTGATTTCGTTTACGAAGGATGGTTAATTGTAAACGGAAGCCCAGTAAGTACAGGTACTTTTACAAGTGTAACTTTTCCGCAAACGTATACTGTTGGTATTGATAATTTACAAGCAGCAACAACTTTTGTTTTATCTATTGAACCTGCAGGAGAAACTGGAGCAGATGCTTTAGCACCAGCAGCAACGAAGCTTTTAGCTGGTAACTTTTCTGGAGACACAGCAAGTGTAAATTCTGATAACATTGTTGTTGATTCTAGTGGAGAAATTAAAGCTTTAGGATCTTCTTGGGGAAAATACTTTTTAGCAACACCTACAGATAATGATGATAGCAATGAAGCAAGTGGAATTTGGTTTTTAGATAACACAACGCCTCCTGCTGTTGCCGGTTTAGGATTACCAACTTTAACAGATGGATGGAAATATGAAGGATGGGTAGTTTTAAACGGAACACCAGTAAGTACAGGTACTTTTACAGCTGTAGATGCTGCAGATGATAACGCTGCAACTTCACCTTATAAAGGGGCCGTTGGAAATGGACCAGGTTTTCCAGGAGAAGATTATGTAATGGGATCTGCTGCAGGTGTAGATTTTCCTACAGATTTAAAAGGAGCAACAGTAGTAATTTCTGTTGAACCTAGCCCAGATAATAGTCCAGCACCTTTTACGTTAAAGCCTTTGGCACATGTTGTACCAGCAGATGCAGATAACCATACCGTAATTTCTATGGGAGCAGGACCAAAAGCAGTTTTATCTGGAAGTGTAATAAGATAACAGAAAAAAAATATAATCTACTATTATGTTAATGGTTGATTTATTTGAAGGGCAATTATAGTTATATAATTGCTCTTTTCTGTTTATAAAAAGGTTAGATTAATTTATAAAAAACTTATTGGGTTACTTCGTCAATAGTTTTTAAAATGATATTGCAGCCTTTTATTATTTCTTCATCAGAAATGGTTAATGGAGGCGTAATTCTCATTGCTTTTTCTTCAAACAATAAAAAGAAAAGAATTAACCCATTTTCTAAACATTTCAAAATTACTTTAGAGTTTAATTCGGGGCTTTCTAAAATGGCCGCTAACATTAATCCTTTTCCTCTAATCTCTACAATTGAAGGATGTACCAAATGTTTTCTAATCAATGCTTCTTTGCGTAACGCTTCTTTAATAAAGTTATTCTGAGTAATTTCTGTTACAGTTGCTACGGCTGCTGCAGAAATAACAGGGTGACCTGCAAATGTAGAAATGTGTCCTAATTTAGGATTGTCTTTTAATAAACTCATCATTTTAAAATCAGCAATAAAAGCACCAATTGGCATTCCACCACCTAAACCTTTCCCTGTAATTACAATATCCGGAATTACATTGTAGTTTTCAAATCCCCAAAATTTACCTGTTCTTCCAATACCTGTTTGTATTTCATCTAAAATTAACAAAGCACCAACCTCTAAACAGCGTTGTTTTATTTTGGTTAAAAAACCATTTTTAGGTTCAATAAAACCAGCACCACCTTGTATGGTTTCTAAAATTACGGCTGCAGTTTTAGAAGTTATTTTATCTATTTTACTTTCATTATTATATTCAATAAATCTTGTACCAGGTATTAAAGGTCTAAAAACTTGATTCTGTTTTTCTACGCCAGAAACACTCATAGACCCCATTGTATTACCATGATAAGAGTTTTTTGCAGCAATTATTTCGGCTCTATTGGTAACTCTTTTGGCTAATTTTAAAGCACCTTCTGTAGCTTCTGTTCCTGAGTTTGTAATATAAACTGCGTTTAAATTCTCTGGAGAATTTTGAGCTAATAATTTACATAATGCTACTTGTGGCTGCTGTATAAACTCGCCATAAACCATAACATGCGCATAAGAATCTAATTGATTTTTTATGGCATTTGTAACTTTTGGGTGATTATGACCTAAACTGTTTGCAGAAACCCCAGCTACAAAGTCTAAATATTCTTTACCCGAAGTATTATAAATATAACTTCCTTTTGCCTTAGATATTTCTATAGCCAATGGGTGAGGAGTAGTTTGTGCTTGGTATTTAAAGAAGTCTTTTTTCAACTTATTGTTTTTTAGGAGAAATAGCTGATTTTGGTAATTTAA
Protein-coding regions in this window:
- a CDS encoding aspartate aminotransferase family protein; the protein is MKKDFFKYQAQTTPHPLAIEISKAKGSYIYNTSGKEYLDFVAGVSANSLGHNHPKVTNAIKNQLDSYAHVMVYGEFIQQPQVALCKLLAQNSPENLNAVYITNSGTEATEGALKLAKRVTNRAEIIAAKNSYHGNTMGSMSVSGVEKQNQVFRPLIPGTRFIEYNNESKIDKITSKTAAVILETIQGGAGFIEPKNGFLTKIKQRCLEVGALLILDEIQTGIGRTGKFWGFENYNVIPDIVITGKGLGGGMPIGAFIADFKMMSLLKDNPKLGHISTFAGHPVISAAAVATVTEITQNNFIKEALRKEALIRKHLVHPSIVEIRGKGLMLAAILESPELNSKVILKCLENGLILFFLLFEEKAMRITPPLTISDEEIIKGCNIILKTIDEVTQ
- a CDS encoding Crp/Fnr family transcriptional regulator encodes the protein MNNLWFFDNVNLFNLLCPHKFKEYKECHTFDAYKKSDYIYFEEDTASKIYLIEKGKVKLGYYNEDGTEVVKAILTKGELFGEKAILGVEVRNEFAQSVDASTSICPIGVDTMHDLMRDNKTFSLKIYKFLGLRFKKLERRLQLILFKDTKTRFLEFMKELCEEFGYDCEKTGDKVIEHPYTQKDIASLIGTSRSNLNVLMNELKEESIITFNRKEIRLLQKIA
- a CDS encoding anti-sigma factor, with protein sequence MKKILNLAFAFALATTFVACSDDDNNNNNIVPTTGDLIVDFTGLEELGADFVYEGWLIVNGSPVSTGTFTSVTFPQTYTVGIDNLQAATTFVLSIEPAGETGADALAPAATKLLAGNFSGDTASVNSDNIVVDSSGEIKALGSSWGKYFLATPTDNDDSNEASGIWFLDNTTPPAVAGLGLPTLTDGWKYEGWVVLNGTPVSTGTFTAVDAADDNAATSPYKGAVGNGPGFPGEDYVMGSAAGVDFPTDLKGATVVISVEPSPDNSPAPFTLKPLAHVVPADADNHTVISMGAGPKAVLSGSVIR
- a CDS encoding peptidoglycan DD-metalloendopeptidase family protein, producing the protein MNTEKFNQFLSQISKESLAVIDVQISLESYYPIAISSQNKDLLQFDISSSSEWETYIKLFLEQNKAKVAFGGYLEKRNIYDRSEYFKNQLENEKRNIHLGIDLWCGENTKVLAALDGEVHSFKNNKNYGDYGPTIILKHQLESETFYTLYGHLTLASIEDIKIGDLVLKGNIIGYLGDSSVNGDYAPHLHFQIIRDLEVNFGDYPGVSSEENITFYKKNCPDPNLLLKFLV